The genomic interval AGCAATAATAAcctaataaatttataaattacgGTAATTTAATTATTCACGATTACTCAAtaatatttcttaaaatataaattaagttTCAATTTCTTGATTGGATCTATGTTAATCCATACTCTTAACTGtaaataaatttcattttcaatcaaaatttattataaattaaaatttcttaaaatttcatgaatacataatatttttctcaaatttatataACAAAACTTGTGTTatgattatttctttttttcctaatTACATTGACACtactttacaaaaataataCTCATAAGATTTTATTGTGAGgcatggaaaaagaaattaatagaacataatcaacaaatcaaaaaaatggaaaattccGTTCTAATGCCGTGCTGAAGGTTCATCAGCTGCACCAGTGGGTGAACCAGGTACAAATGGAACAAATCCCCTTCCACCAAAAACTGGTCTCATGAATCTGTCATCAAATTTTCTCCACAGGTAGTGGACAGTCCATGTAGGGTGAGTCATTAGCAACCTCAAACTACTTCTCTTGGGGACTGCTGGTGGTGGTTGATTCTCTGCCAAGTCACTTGGTTCACCATTCTCAATGAACAGGATTCTTAAGTCTTCCAGGCTAGGGATATCAGTAGCGTCTGAGATGTTGGGTTTTGCATGTCTTAGCAGCACTGCTTCGATCAAAGGCTTGGTTATGGAACCAAAGACCTGTTGGAGAATGGGAAAATCCCCATATTAGTGTTCCTGGCAGGACGAGTTCAACATGTTGCAGAAAAACAGGATGTTAAACTAATAACTTACCACTGTACTAAACAGGACTACAATTATGGTAGAGGTGATCATTAGAGCTGAATCGTGTGTCGATAAATCCTCAGAGTTCGAAAACTGCATTTGAGTATGTTAATATCAACAAAGAAAGCAGCAAATTAAGCTGATAAACTAAAATTAGGAGTATGACAACTCACCTGGTTATAAGACAGTGCAATGGTAACTGCACCTCTCATGAGGCCTGCCCACCACATTATAAACTGAGAATTCAAAGAGTTAGCAAAGTTTTGGAACAGGAACTGTTTGACAATGGCTAAAAATGCTTGGATGGTTGCAATTATCACCTGTTGTCTAAACTCAATCTTTGTACTGTCTCGTTTCCGGATACAGTTTGTGAAATTTGCCAGAGGGTATACAAATGCTGCCCTTCCAACCAACACCAATGCAAACATCGTTGAGCTGACAGCAACAGAAGTTCCTGCACTGAATCCAGAATATATGATGCAAGTTAGAATCATAAGATATTCTAGCTGCTTACTCAAGCAAATTCCATATTTAGCAACTGAGTATTTGATCAAATGATAcatcaaaaagagaaaattaccTTGCACTGCTGGCTTTCCATTTGTCAATGTCCAACGCATCCATGCCAACATAAAggaatataaatatttctgcAATGAATGAAATTGTTGCAAATGCATGCCTGAAATCATCAACCAGTATGAGGAATGAGGATTAAAGCATCTCATAGGAAATCCATCAAACTTGTTCAACCTCTATCTATAGCACATATTAGAACCATTGGCCAGAGGACAATATTAAGTTGCAGCAACTAATAACTTGTCAGAATATcagttttaaggtgagagatcATCTTAAATTGAAGTCGAACAAGTTCTTTAAACCCATCCAAATGCAATGTCTACGAATTACTTAACATATTCATGGACtgaatagaaattttaagacTATTCGGGTACATAAATGTAAGTGCATATGCGCTTATGCACACATCTTTAGACCAACAGGTCAGGTTAGATAGAATTTGCAGCAAAACCTCTGATATTGTGACGCATTCTCAAATTTATGTTCTCTGACTTGTTACCAAACTATTAAAACCAACCAATTTACTAGGACAATTTAGAAGTCTTCCATACTGATTAACTAACAAGATTTGGTGACAGTTATGCTCAAAGATGCATCTTCAAATAtcagggaagaaaagaaagagagaatgcTCTTACTTTGTTGTTACCCTCGAGCTTTCAGTAACATTATGCCATGTGTAGTGTGACATGACAATGCCACAGAAGAAAATTGTCAAAATCCCACTGAGACTCAGTAGCTGcaagaagaaaataagtttattCCTTTAAGAAATCCACTGCCAAGTCATGATTTGCAGAGATAACCCATCTGTAATGCTAGATTTGAATCCAAATCTTAGACATGCTTTTCGGTGGCAATTTCATtgtgattttttctttctaaaaaagaaaaagaaaaggaaatggaaTCAATAGATGACTTTCAGATTCTCTTATTTGTACCTCAGCCAACATATATGACAAATAAGCCATGATCATCATAAGTGCAACTTCCCGGTCTGTTGAATGCCTATATTTTAAGAACAGAGGGAATTATCTCATTGGTCTAGAACAACTTTTAGTAACATTAGCTTCAACAAATGGCTGAAACAGGATACTCCTTCATACCTTCCAAAGTAAAGCGTTTTTATGATAAAAGCACTTAAAAGACCCGCCTGAAACATCAGAATGAAAGCATGTTAGCATATATTGAAGCCTTATCAAGCCCCCTCAAAGTACTGACTTCAAATTTAGCAAGAAATAAGATAAACTTGTGAGGCTGATTTGGCTATCTGACTCTGGCTAATGCTCAAAGTCCTAACCAGGGAAATTTTGGACTTTGAATGATGCATTTTTGCACAAATAAACACCAGATCGCTTGTTAATGTCATCTATCTGAATAACAGTAAAGGAAGAAACTTGTTCTTGAGtggaagaaacaagaaaattcaagagatgGACTTAGCCTAGATCTGTGActgtaagaaaaagaaaaaacttgcTCTAGCTTTTGATAATCTAGTATGCAATTCCTCAATCATCTTCTACCTTGCCATCATCTCATCCTCAAAGCATCTGAAAACCCCATCCTCATAAGACGTATAGAAAATTAAAGGAAGAAAGCAAGCATAttcattgaaaaatctttcaGTAATTTAAGCAACCAAACTTGATGACTTACTACTATACCAAGAATGGTACTGGTGaagaaaaggtaaagaaaGGTTCCCAACAGTTTCAATGATATTGTGGCATCAATGTTGCTGAAATCAATTGACTGGACTGAATTGAAAAGCACAATAGAAGTAGCATCATTCACTACTCCCTCCCCAAACACAACACTGTAGAGGAAGGGTGTTTCATCTTGACTGAGAACCTTTAACAACAAGAAACAATTTATAGATTAGTGTCATAGCAAATTTATGTTTAGGCGAACAGTAGAACTTTATCAAACATACCTGCAATGTGCACACAGAATCAGTTGCTGACAAGATGGCACCAACAGCTGCATTAGGAAACTGAAACTGTCAGTACAGGAGAATCAACACGCAGCCGGCAGCATATCAAAGGAAGGATTGTGAATTATTATATCACTTATATCACCTAAGTAATCTTGAGTACTCAGGGATGTCACACCGATTCTCTTGAACAGCAAAATGGCACCTGCAAAGTTTCCAAGAAAATATCAGATAACATAATTAGTAAGCTATTTATCTGTGTATGTATCAACTTTGATGAATTCCAGGattaacaatcaaaatttcctGGTAACTAGTAAAGAGACCAGTAGACCTTACCTAGTGATATGAGGCAGAATGAAATTACTGTGCCAAATATTCCAAACATCAATATTATTGTGAAATTCTTGAAAAACTGCTTTTTCTTGACCTGGAATCTGCAGCcagattttcaaaaattcaGAGACCAAGAACTGATTCCAATATTCATTTATGGGACTTTATTTTCCCTAGAAAAACTTATTGACACAAACATATTAACCACAAAAAATCTGGATCCCATCTCCCAGGTTCAATTAACATAAACCCCAATTGGAAAATAACTTGTTTTGCAGCAAAGATATCACATTCGATCCAATTTTAGCTTCAACCCATTGGTTTCAACCAATCAAAGTCACAATAAATGATTGAAATGATCAGAGAAGACCATACCCGGCATTGAAAATTATTGGAGGAAGCAAGTAAAGGAAGAACAAGTCCTCACTAAACACTAGAATCTGCGAACTAGTTCCTTTACTCACTAACAACACCACAGCTCCAGCACACAAACCCTACATCCAAACCACACAAAGTCAATCACAATTCTACCAAAACAATCACCATTTAAGCTAGAATAAGAACAACTTCACATACCACAAGAAGTGCTGTGATAGATTCATTAGCCCACCGATTCTCTTCTAGTAGATGTCCTATGATGATACAAGCACAGAGAAGTGAAAAGAAGACAGTAAGTGCAATGATGGTGCTAGTACTAAGAAAATCTGTTGAATTCTGGACTGCTGAAAGATGTGGCATAGGATCAAAGGTGGACATGTTCGAGGGTCTGTAGATGAAATTTACATTCACAAAAGTTGGTTTTTCGATAGATTGGAATAAAGGGTATTTGACTTATAAAAAGGAAGTTCAGATGAGGTCTGCAGTGATGGCGAAGATCAAGGATTCATTTGAGTTCTTCCAGATAGTTTTGTCGGGTCTTTTGAAAGCTACAGATGGAGGGAAGACTGGTAGGTACTGTGGGGAATTCGTCCAGTGTGCTACCCGCATGCTTTTTATGATTTACAATCTTCCAGATGGCACAATAAACATCAGCCACGTGGAATTGAACTAACTGCCATGcattttcattaatatttaatGTAGTGAAAGTAACATTATGTCTTCACTCTTCTTGTAATTCTCTCCAAAGTTTAGGAAAGGaatgatttgatatttaactaatttaattaagatataatgaaaaaaagtctttttaagttatttaaaaaaattaaaaaaaaattatttttttattactttaaattaaatttttatattttattttaaattaaattaatcattataattaatagttaattaattatctttaattaaaatattaattgttattttatacACATATGATCTTAAtgtgaaaagtgaaaatgtttcataatcatattatgatgataCATCTATATAtcatatctttatttattataatatgtcATATACAACATTAGCATTGcgtaatataaaataataaaaaatattttaattaataataattaattaactattagttataaaaatttattaaattttaaaacaaaaacaaaaaaaattaattcaatgtaataaaaaaattatttaaaatttttgaataaatttttttaaaatattatattcaaaagttcaaatgttggttttttttttttaggtat from Theobroma cacao cultivar B97-61/B2 chromosome 5, Criollo_cocoa_genome_V2, whole genome shotgun sequence carries:
- the LOC18600351 gene encoding sodium/hydrogen exchanger 1; the protein is MSTFDPMPHLSAVQNSTDFLSTSTIIALTVFFSLLCACIIIGHLLEENRWANESITALLVGLCAGAVVLLVSKGTSSQILVFSEDLFFLYLLPPIIFNAGFQVKKKQFFKNFTIILMFGIFGTVISFCLISLGAILLFKRIGVTSLSTQDYLAVGAILSATDSVCTLQVLSQDETPFLYSVVFGEGVVNDATSIVLFNSVQSIDFSNIDATISLKLLGTFLYLFFTSTILGIVAGLLSAFIIKTLYFGRHSTDREVALMMIMAYLSYMLAELLSLSGILTIFFCGIVMSHYTWHNVTESSRVTTKHAFATISFIAEIFIFLYVGMDALDIDKWKASSASAGTSVAVSSTMFALVLVGRAAFVYPLANFTNCIRKRDSTKIEFRQQFIMWWAGLMRGAVTIALSYNQFSNSEDLSTHDSALMITSTIIVVLFSTVVFGSITKPLIEAVLLRHAKPNISDATDIPSLEDLRILFIENGEPSDLAENQPPPAVPKRSSLRLLMTHPTWTVHYLWRKFDDRFMRPVFGGRGFVPFVPGSPTGAADEPSARH